Proteins encoded in a region of the Solanum dulcamara chromosome 9, daSolDulc1.2, whole genome shotgun sequence genome:
- the LOC129904087 gene encoding WAT1-related protein At4g08300-like has product MAGELSSFLNKVKPYLAMVSLQFGYAGMYIVTMMCFKRGMSHWILVVYRHAFATIAVAPFAIVLERKIRPKMTLRVFIKILALGFLEPVIDQNLYYLGLKNTTATYASAFVNLLPAVTFILAVIFRIEKVNLKKKSSMAKVIGTTITVAGAMVMTLYKGPMFNLVPHGHGGAHHEATAANPVNWVSGTIQLISCIVGWSGFFIVQSMTLKEYPAELSLAAWVCVMGVVEGGIVALIMERDWNAWVIGFDSRLLAAAYSGIVCSGIAYYVQSVVNKVKGPVFVTAFSPLSMVITSVLAAIILAESVHLGSLIGAIIIVMGLYAVVWGKSKEGKSNEITSKDQELPVVDIKERSTIVDDNIEKKAPIFQGH; this is encoded by the exons ATGGCtggtgaattgagctccttcCTCAACAAGGTGAAGCCTTATTTGGCTATGGTATCCTTGCAGTTTGGGTATGCAGGGATGTATATTGTGACCATGATGTGCTTCAAAAGGGGAATGAGTCATTGGATTCTTGTTGTTTATAGACATGCATTTGCCACCATTGCTGTTGCACCCTTTGCCATCGTTCTTGAAAG GAAAATAAGGCCAAAGATGACACTCAGAGTCTTTATTAAGATATTGGCTCTTGGTTTTCTAGA GCCAGTGATTGATCAGAACTTGTACTATTTGGGACTTAAGAACACAACTGCAACCTATGCATCTGCCTTTGTGAATCTTCTCCCAGCAGTAACCTTTATTCTGGCTGTAATTTTCAG AATTGAGAAAGTAAACCTGAAGAAGAAATCAAGTATGGCAAAGGTGATAGGAACAACAATAACAGTGGCTGGAGCAATGGTGATGACTCTTTACAAAGGGCCAATGTTCAACCTGGTCCCACACGGTCACGGTGGTGCCCACCACGAAGCCACAGCCGCGAACCCTGTGAACTGGGTCTCCGGAACCATTCAGCTCATCTCTTGCATTGTTGGATGGTCCGGTTTCTTTATTGTTCAA tcgATGACACTGAAGGAGTACCCAGCAGAGCTATCTCTAGCAGCATGGGTATGTGTAATGGGAGTAGTAGAAGGTGGAATTGTTGCACTTATAATGGAACGTGATTGGAATGCTTGGGTTATTGGCTTTGACTCTAGGCTCCTTGCTGCTGCTTATTCT GGTATTGTATGCTCAGGAATTGCATATTATGTGCAAAGTGTGGTTAATAAAGTAAAAGGGCCAGTATTTGTGACAGCCTTTAGCCCATTGAGTATGGTCATCACTTCAGTTCTTGCTGCTATTATCTTGGCTGAGTCAGTCCACCTTGGAAG TTTAATTGGAGCAATTATCATAGTCATGGGACTATACGCAGTGGTGTGGGGCAAGAGTAAGGAGGGAAAAAGCAATGAAATCACTAGCAAAGACCAAGAATTACCAGTTGTGGACATCAAAGAAAGATCAACTATTGTTGATGATAACATTGAGAAGAAGGCACCAATATTCCAAGGGCATTAA